GACGATGACCTCGATGTGCTTGTCGTGGATCGGCACACCCTGCGAGCGGTACACGCCCTGGACGCCGTTGACGAGGTACTTCTGCACCTCGCGGGCACCCTGCACGCGCATGACCTCCTTGGGGTCGAGCGTTCCGACCTGGAGGGGCTCACCCACCGAGACGTGCTGGCCGTCCTCGACCAGGAGCGTGGCGCGCTTCAGGACGGGGTAGACCACCGGCTCGTCGCCGTTGTCGGGCGTGAGGATGACCTTCTTGGCCTTGTCGGTCTCGTCGATCGTGATGCGGCCGTCGGCCTCGGCGATCGGCGACGCACCCTTGGGGGTACGGGCCTCGAACAGTTCCTGCACGCGGGGAAGACCCTGCGTGATGTCGTCGGCCGACGCCGAACCACCGGTGTGGAAGGTACGCATCGTCAGCTGGGTACCGGGCTCACCGATCGACTGGGCCGCGATGATGCCGACGGCCTCGCCGATGTCGACGATCTTGCCGGTGGCCAGCGAACGACCGTAGCACTTGGCGCAGACACCGACGGCCGAGTCGCAGGTCAGCACGGAGCGGACCTTGATCGTCTCGACGCCACCGGCGACCAGCTTGTCGATGAGCACGTCGCCCACATCGTCGCCGGCCTCGGCCAGCACGGTGCCCTGCGCGTCGACGACCGCCGTGGCGAGCGTGCGGGCGAACACCGAGTTCTCGACGTTGGCGTCCTTGACCAGGTCACCGGTCGAGCCCGCCGCGGCGATCGGGAGCTCGAGGCCCTTCGACGTGCCGCAGTCCTCCTCGCGGATGATGACATCCTGCGAGACGTCGACGAGACGACGGGTGAGGTACCCCGAGTCGGCCGTACGGAGGGCCGTGTCGGCCAGACCCTTACGGGCACCGTGCGTCGCGATGAAGTACTCGGCGACCGACAGACCCTCGCGGTACGAGGAGATGATCGGGCGCGGGATGATCTCACCCTTGGGGTTGTTCACCAGACCACGCATACCCGCGATGTTGCGGATCTGCAGCCAGTTACCACGGGCGCCCGACGACACCATGCGGTTGATGGTGTTGTCGGCGGGGAAGTTGTCCCGCATCGCCTTCTGGACCTCGTCGGTGGCCTCGGTCCAGATCTTGATGAGCTCCTGACGACGCTCGGCGTCGGTGGTGAGACCCTTCTCGTACTGGCCCTGGACCTTCGCGGCCTGCTTCTCGTAGCCCGCGACGATCTCGCCCTTGTTCGGGGGCGTGAGGATGTCGCTGAGCGCCACGGTGACACCCGAGCGGGTGGCCCAGTAGAAGCCGGCGTCCTTGATCCGGTCGAGCGATGCCGCGACCTCGACCTTGGGGTACTCCTCCGCCAGCTTGTTGACGATCTGCGACAGCTTGCCCTTGTCGGCCTGTTCGCGGACGAACGGGTAACCCTTGGGGAGCGTGTCGTTGAAGATCGCCTGGCCGAGCGAGGCGTCGACGAGACCGTGCTTCTCGTAGCCCTCGGGCGCCTGGCCCTCGAGGAACGACAGGCCGGGGATGCGGATGCGCGCCTTGGCCTGCAGGTCGAGGGTGCCCTCGTCCTTGGCCAGGATCGCCTCGCCCACCGAGCCGAACGCACGGCCCTCGCCCACCGCACCCTCCTTGAGGGTGGTGAGGTGGTGGAGGCCGATGATCATGTCCTGCGAGGGCAGGGTCACCGGGCGGCCGTCCGACGGCTTCAGGATGTTGTTCGAGGCGAGCATCAGCACACGGGCCTCGGCCTGGGCCTCGACCGACAGCGGCAGGTGCACGGCCATCTGGTCACCGTCGAAGTCGGCGTTGAACGCCGCGCACACGAGCGGGTGCAGCTGGATGGCCTTGCCCTCGACGAGCTGGGGCTCGAACGCCTGGATGCCGAGACGGTGCAGCGTGGGTGCACGGTTCAGCAGCACGGGACGCTCGCGGATGATCTCTTCGAGCACGTCCCAGACCTCGGGACGGTAGCGCTCGACGGCACGCTTGGCGGCCTTGATGTTCTGCGAGTGACCGAGGTCGATGAGGCGCTTGATCACGAACGGCTTGAACAGCTCGAGCGCCATCTGCTTGGGCAGACCGCACTGGTGCAGCTTCAGCTGGGGACCGACGATGATGACCGAACGACCCGAGTAGTCGACGCGCTTTCCGAGCAGGTTCTGGCGGAAACGACCCTGCTTTCCCTTGAGCATGTCGCTCAGGGACTTCAGGGCGCGGTTGCCGGTACCGGTGACGGGGCGACCGCGGCGGCCGTTGTCGAACAGGGCGTCGACGGCCTCCTGCAGCATGCGCTTCTCGTTGTTGACGATGATCTCGGGGGCACCGAGGTCGATCAGGCGACGGAGGCGGTTGTTGCGGTTGATCACGCGACGGTACAGGTCGTTCAGGTCGGAGGTCGCGAAGCGGCCACCGTCGAGCTGGACCATCGGGCGCAGCTCCGGCGGGATCACCGGAACGACGTCGAGCACCATCGAGGCCGGCGTCATGCCGGTCTGCAGGAACGAGTTGACGACCTTCAGGCGCTTGATCGCACGGATCTTGCGCTGGCCCTTGCCCTCCGAGATCTGCAGGTGGAGGCTGTCGGCCTCGGCCTGCAGGTCGAAGGTCTCGAGGCGGCGCTTGATCGACTCCGCACCCATGTGAGCCTCGAAGTACTGACCGAAGCGGTCCTGCAGCTCGTGGAAGACGTCGTCCTCGGGCTTGAGGGCACCCACCTCGAGCGTGCGGAAGTCCTCCCACACGCGCTCGAGCTTGGCGATCTGCTCGTCGGCGTTCTTGCGGGCCGCCGTCATGTCCTTCTCGGCGGCGTCCTTGACCTTCTTCTTCTGGTCGGCCTTGGCGCCCTCCGCCTCGAGGGCGGCGAGCTCCTCCTCGAGCTTGGCCAGGCGCGCGGCGATGCGGGCATCGCGGCGGTCGCCGAGCGTCTTCAGCTCGAGACGGATGTTGTTCTCCTGCGTGGCGAGGTCGCGGTGACGAGCATCCTCGTCGACCGAGATCACCATGTAGGCGGCGAAGTAGATGACCTTCTCGAGGTCCTTCGGCGCCATGTCGAGCAGGTAGCCCAGGCGCGAGGGCACGCCCTTGAAGTACCAGATGTGCGTGACGGGCGCGGCGAGCTCGATGTGGCCCATGCGCTCACGGCGGACCGAGGACTTCGTGACCTCGACGCCGCAGCGCTCGCAGACGATGCCCTTGAAGCGCACGCGCTTGTACTTGCCGCAGGCGCACTCCCAGTCGCGGGAGGGTCCGAAGATCTGCTCGCCGAAGAGACCGTCCTTCTCGGGCTTCAGCGTGCGGTAGTTGATCGTCTCGGGCTTCTTGACCTCACCGAAGGACCAACGACGGATGTCGTCGGCGGTGGCCAGACCGATACGGATCTGATCGAAAGTGGTTGATTCGAGCACTGGTTCTCCTGTGTCGGAATTCTCTGAAATCTGAGCTGGGTCGCTGAGCTGGAAGCTCAGATCTCGTCGATCGACGAGGACTCGAAGCGGCTGGAGATGTTGATGCCGAGCTCCTCCGCGGCGCGGAAGGCGTCGTCATCCGTGTCGCGCAGGTTGACCGCGGTGCCGTCGGCCGAGAGGACCTCGACGTTCAGGCAGAGCGACTGCATCTCCTTCATGAGCACCTTGAAGGACTCGGGGATGCCGGGCTCCTGGATGTTCTCGCCCTTGACGATGGCCTCGTACACCTTGACGCGGCCGAGGATGTCGTCGGACTTGATCGTGAGGAGCTCCTGCAGCGCGTACGCGGCACCGTAGGCCTCGAGCGCCCACACCTCCATCTCACCGAAGCGCTGGCCACCGAACTGGGCCTTACCGCCGAGCGGCTGCTGGGTGATCATCGAGTAGGGGCCCGTCGAACGCGCGTGGATCTTGTCGTCGACCAGGTGGTGCAGCTTCAGGATGTACATGTAGCCGACCGAGATGGGCGCCGGGAACGGCTCGCCGGAGCGGCCGTCGAACAGGCGCGTCTTGCCCGAGCGGTCGACCAGGCGGTCGCCATCGCGGTTCGGGATCGTCGAGTCGAGCAGACCCGCGATCTCGTCCTCGAACGCACCGTCGAACACGGGGGTCGCGACCTTCGTGCCGGGCGCGGCCTCGCGGGCCGACTCGGGCAGCTGCGCGGCCCACTCCGGAGTGCCCTCGACCTTCCAGCCCTGCTGGGCGATCCAGCCGAGGTGGAGCTCGAGGACCTGACCGAAGTTCATGCGGCCCGGGATGCCGAGCGGGTTGAGGATGATGTCGACCGGCGTGCCGTCGGCGAGGAAGGGCATGTCCTCGATCGGGAGGATCTTGGCGATGACACCCTTGTTGCCGTGGCGGCCGGCGAGCTTGTCGCCCTCGGTGATCTTGCGCTTCTGGGCGATGTAGACGACGACGCGGCGGTTGACGCCCGAGCCGAGCTCGTCGTCGCCGTCTTCGGCGTTGAACTCCTTGACGGCGATGATCGTGCCCTGCTCGCCGTGGGGCACCTTCAGCGAGGTGTCGCGGACCTCGCGGCTCTTCTCGTTGAAGATGGCACGGAGCAGACGCTCCTCGGCGCTGAGCTCGGTCTCGCCCTTGGGCGTTACCTTGCCGACGAGGATGTCGCCGGGACGCACCTCGGCGCCGATGCGGATGATGCCGCGGTCGTCGAGGTCCTTCAGCAGGTCGGGGCTGACGTTGGGGAGGTCACGGGTGATCTCCTCCTTGCCGAGCTTGGTGTCGCGCGCGTCGACCTCGTACTCCTCGATGTGGATCGACGACAGGGTGTCGTCCTTCACGAGGTCCTGGCTGAGGATGATCGCGTCCTCGAAGTTGTGACCCTCCCAGGTCATGAACGCCACGAGGAGGTTCTTGCCGAGCGCGAGCTCGCCGTTCTCGGTCGCGGGACCGTCGGCGATGACCTCGCCGGCCTCGATGCGCTCGCCGGCCGAGACCACCACGCGCTGGTTGTACGAGGTGCCCTGGTTGGAGCGGTCGAACTTGCGCAGGAAATAGTCCTGCGTGCCGCCCTCGTCGAGCTGGATGGTCACGACGTCGGCCGAGACCTCGAGCACCACACCGGCCTTCTCGGCGGTGACGACGTCACCGGCGTCGATCGCGGCGAAGCCCTCCATACCGGTACCCACGACGGGCGACTCGCTGCGGACCAGCGGCACGGCCTGGCGCTGCATGTTCGCACCCATGAGGGCGCGGTTGGCGTCGTCGTGCTCGAGGAACGGGATGAGCGAGGTCGCCACCGACACCATCTGGCGCGGCGAGACGTCCATGTAGCCGATCTCGTCGACGGGGAACAGGTCGACCTCGCCACCCTGGCCGCGGCGGGCCAGGATGCGGTCCTCGACGAAGTGGCCGTCAGCCTGGAGGGCGACACCGGCCTGGGCGACGATGTGGTCGCTCTCTTCGCTGGCGGTCAGGTAGTCGATCTGGTCGGTCACGCGGCCGTCGACGACGCGGCGGTACGGCGTCTCGATGAAGCCGAACGCGTTGATGCGCGCGAACGAGGCGAGCGAGCCGATCAGACCGATGTTCGGGCCTTCGGGCGTCTCGATGGGGCACATGCGGCCGTAGTGCGAGGGGTGCACGTCACGGACCTCGACGCCGGCACGCTCACGCGACAGACCACCGGGACCCAGCGCCGACAGGCGGCGCTTGTGGGTCAGACCCGCGAGCGGGTTGTTCTGGTCCATGAACTGCGACAGCTGCGAGGTTCCGAAGAACTCCTTGATCGCGGCGACGACGGGGCGCACGTTGATCAGGGTCTGCGGCGTGATGGCCTCGATGTCCTGCGTGGTCATGCGCTCGCGCACGACGCGCTCCATGCGCGACAGACCGGTGCGCACCTGGTTCTGGATGAGCTCGCCGACGGCGCGGATGCGACGGTTGCCGAAGTTGTCGATGTCGTCCGTGTCGAGACGGATCTCGGCGGCCTGGCCGCCGCGGACGCCGTCGAAGGTAGCGTCGCCGCGGTGCAGACGGACGAGGTACTTGATCGTCGCGACGATGTCGTCGACGGTGAGCACCGAGTCGCTGAGCGGCTTGTCGAGGCCGAGCTTCTGGTTGATCTTGTAGCGACCCACCTTGGCCAGGTCGTAGCGCTTGGCGTTGAAGTAGAAGTTGTCGAGCAGCGCGCGCGCGGCCTCGGCGGCGACCTGCTCGCCCGGACGAAGCTTGCGGTAGATGTCGCGGAGGGCGTCTTCCTTGGTGAGGATGGTGTCCTTCGACAGCGTCTCTTCGATGGAGTCGAAGCCGGCGAACTCGGCGAGGATGTCTTCGCTGGTCAGGCCGAGGGCCTTGAGGAAGACGGTGACCGACTGCTTGCGCTTGCGGTCGATGCGCACGCCGACCTGGTCGCGCTTGTCGATCTCGAACTCGAGCCACGCACCGCGCGAGGGGATGACGCGGGCCGACACGATGTCCTTATCGGAGGTCTTGTCGGGCGTCTTGTCGAAGTAGACACCGGGCGAACGCACGAGCTGCGACACGACGACGCGCTCGGTGCCGTTGATGATGAACGTGCCCTTGTCGGTCTGGAGCGGGAAGTCGCCCATGAAGACCGTCTGCGTCTTGATCTCACCGGTCTGGTGGTTCATGAACTCGGCTTCGACGTACAGCGGTGCGGCGTAGGTCTTGCCGCGCTCCTTGCACTCCTCGATCGAGTACTTCTCGGGCTCGAGGTAGGGGTTCGTGAACGAGAGCTGCATGGTCTCGCTGAGGTCCTCGATCGGGGAGATCTCCTCGAAGATCTCCTCCAGACCGCTGATCTCGGGAACGTCGGTGCGACCCTCGGCCTGTGCCTCGGCGACGCGCGCCTTCCAGGCTTCGTTACCGACGAGCCAGTCGAACGACTCGGTCTGCAGTGCGAGCAGATCGGGAACGGTCAGCTTGTCGGAGATCTTCGCGAACGAGAGGCGGGATGCTCCGCGTCCGCTCTTCGGGGTGGTGGTGGTGGATGCGTTGCTCGCAGCAGCCAAGGGAATAACCTCCAGAAGCCCGGGCGAGGGGCTCGTGATTCCTTGTCGTCAGGTGGAGTGCGTTCCTGCCCCGAAAACCCGCTCGTCGCACACCGCGGTGAGGCGGGGACGGGCAGGCTCAGCCGACCACCATATGAGGGCAGGGGGAATCGAGGAGCGCAAAGTCCAAGCATACGCCGGAGGACTCGCCGTGTCCAGTCGAATTCTTGACGCGTTTGCGGACCTGCGGTATAACCGCGTGCGCCCGTCGAACATTCCCGCCGCCGCCGTGCTCAGACGCGCCGGAAGCGCACCCCGTCGCCCGGACGCGCCTGCGCGAGCGCGTCGAGGGCGGCATCCGGAACCACCCCGATCACGGGATACCCGCCGGTGACGGGACCGTCGGCGAGCAGCACCACCGGCCGACCGTGCGGCGGCACTTGGACCGCCCCGGGACGCATCCCCTCGCTCGGCAGCTCGCCCGACCGCGCGCGAGGAAGGGCGGGACCGTCGAGGCGGATGCCGACGCGGTCCGCATCCGCCGAGACGGTCCACGTCGCAGCCGTCATCGCCTCGAGCGCTCCGGCGGCGAACCAGTCGGCGCGGGGTCCCGCCGACAGCGGCACATCGATGAGCGCGGGCGGAACCGACCAGGGGAAGCCGTCCACGGTCGGGACAGGACCCGCCGGGGTTCCCGACCGGATGACGTCGCCCGCCGCCGACGGTGCCGGGCCGAGCCCCGCGAGCACGTCGCTCGCCATCGAGCCGAACGCGGTGGGCGAGACCACTCCGCCGCGCACGGCCAGATACAGCCGGAGTCCGGCGCGGGCGGCGCCGATCGCCAGCGTGGCGCCGGCCGGCAGATGCAGGGGCGCATAGGCATCCACCGCCCGCCCGTCGACCGACACATCGGCGAGCGCTCCGGTGACGCAGACCCAGGTGTCGTGCTCCGCCCGCGCGCGGAACCCGCCGAGCACGATCTCGAGCCCCGCCGCCGTCTCGGCGTTGCCAACGAGGCGGTTGGCGACGCGCAGAGCCCCGCGGTCGAGCGCGCCGGAGCGGGCGATACCGAGGGCCGCTCGACCGGGACGACCGAGGTCCTGCACGGTCGCCGCGGCCCCGGGGGCGAGGATCCGCAGCGCGGGTGCGGCAACTCCGTGGCCAGCGGAGGACGAGGGAAGAGCGGAGGACGGATCACCGGCATCCCGTCCTCCGCTCGCCCCGAATCCTCCGCTGATCACCGCTGCCGCGGCGATGCGTGAGCGCTCCGGCACGAACCGCACGCGCGCCCGCGGGGGGAGCAGCACCGGGTCGGCGGCATCCGGATCGAACAGCACCACGTCGGTCGAACCGATGAGCCGCCAGCCGCCGGGCGTCTGGCGCGGGTAGGCGCCGCTGAACTCCCCCGCCACGCCCAGCGCACCGGCCGGGACGCGCGTGCGCGGCGAGGCCAGACGCGGGACCTCGTACGGCCAGTCCGGGCTCACGAGGTAGGCGAAACCGGGCGCGAAGCCTGTGAATGCCACCGTCCACTCGGCGGCCGCGTGCCGGCGGACGAGCTCGGCGACGGGGATGCCGAGGGTCTCCGCCGTGGAGTCGAGGTCGGCGCCGTCGTAGCGCACGGGCACCTCGATGAGGGGGCCGGGGAGGACGGCATCCGGTCCCTGCTGGTCGCAGAAGAGGATCCAGGCGTGCACGGCGTCGCGGGACAGACGCGACGGGTCGAACGCGACGAGCACGGTGCGAGCGGCGGGGACGAGGTCGTCGACACCGTCGGGCGGGGCCGCGGCGAGCGCGGCGTGCAGCTCCAGGACGGCGGCGAGGTCCGCGACCTCGGCCAGCACCGCCCGGTCCCCGAACGGCAGGAGTCTCACCCTCGATCCGGTCGCGCCACGGCGGGACGTCACCACGGCGCGCGCACCTCGACGTCCGCGTCGTCGAGCGCGGCGCGCACGGCCCGTGCCATCGCGACCGCCGACGGGGTGTCGCCGTGCAGGCACAGGGATGCGGCATCGACGGCGATGCGCGTGCCGTCCACGGCCTCGATCTCGCCGTCACGCACGAAGCGCAGCGCACGCGCGGCGACGAGCGCCGGGTCCTCGACCACGGCGCCGGGCTCGCCGCGCGGAACGAGCCCGCCGCGCGCGGTGTATCCGCGGTCGAGGAACGCCTCGTGCACGAAGGCGAGGCCGGCGGATGCCGCGGCGTCGGCGATGGCACCCGGCATCCCCAGCACCGGCAGCGCACGCCCGAGGCGCGCCGACAGGTCGGCCACGGCCGCGGCCACAGCACGGGCCTGCCCGGGGTCCTCGGTCACCGCGTGATACAGCGCGCCGTGGGGTTTGACGTAGCGGATGTCCGCCCCGGCGGCCGCGAGCGCGTCCAGTTGCCGGGCGACGCTCGCCCGCAGCTCCGCGGGCGGCGGATCGCGTCGGACCCGGCCGAAGTTCTCGCGGTCGTCGTACGACGGATGCGCGCCGACGGCGACGCCGAAGCGGGCGGCGCGCGCCACGGCATCCGTCATCGACCGGGCATCGCCGGCGTGCCCACCGCACGCGACATTGGCGCTGGACACGAGCGCGAACATCGCCTCGTCGTCGGCCGTCGGCACTCCGTCGACGGTCTCGCCGAGGTCGGCGTTGAGGTCCACGCGCATGCTGCCCACCGTATCGCCGCGTGAGGGGTCAAGAACTGTCGCCAAGCGGGCTCGCAGGCGACAGTTCTTGACCCCTCACGCGTTACGGCGGTGTGACGATCGGGCGGGAGGGGTGGGCAGAAGTGCACCGGCGGGCGAGGATGGGGGGATGACCTCCGATGTCGCCGGTCCCCCCGCTCCGGCATCCCCTTCCCCCCTCCTCTCCGTCCGCGACCTCGCCGTCGACTTCGCCACCATGGACGGCCCCGTGCGCGCCGTCGACGGGGTGAACCTCGACATCCACGCGGGCGAGACCATCGCCATCGTCGGCGAATCGGGCTCCGGCAAGTCGACGACCGCGATGGCGATCATCGGCCTGCTGGCATCCGGTGGGCGCGTCGCCCGCGGGCAGATCCTGCTGGACGGCGAGGATCTGACCGCCTTCAGCGAAGCGCGCATGCGGCAGGTGCGCGGCCGGCAGATCGGCCTGGTGCCGCAGGACCCCATGTCGAACCTCAACCCCGTCGCGAAGATCGGCACGCAGGTCGCCGAGACGCTGCTCGCGCACGGCCTGGCCGACCGGTCGAACCTCAAGGGCAAGGTGGTCGAGGCGCTCGAGGCGGCCGGACTCCCGGATGCCGATAAGCGGGCGACCCAGTACCCGCACGAGTTCTCCGGCGGGATGCGTCAGCGCGCGCTCATCGCCATCGGCCTCGCGTGCCGCCCGCGACTGCTGATCGCCGACGAGCCGACCAGCGCCCTCGACGTCACCGTGCAGCAGACGATCCTCGACCAGATCGACAAGCAGACGAGCGAGCTGGGCGCCGCCGTCCTGCTCATCACGCATGACCTGGGCCTCGCCGCCGAACGCGCGTCGCGGGTGGTCGTGATGCACCGCGGACGTGTCGTCGAGCAGGGCCCTGCGCGGCAGATCCTCGAGAACCCGCAGCACCCGTACACGCAGTCGCTCGTCGCGGCGGCGCCCTCGGTGGCTGCGGTGCGCCTGCGCCCGGAGGACTTCCGCGGCGAGCGCGCCGTCGAAGCGGTGCGCGACAACATCGTCGAGATCACCGGCCTCACGAAGGTGTACCCCGGACGAGGCCGCAGTGAGGACTTCCGCGCGGTCGACAACGTGTCGCTGTCGATCCCGCGTGGTCAGACCGTCGCCATCGTGGGCGAGTCCGGCTCGGGCAAGACGACGACCGCCCGCATGCTGCTCAACGTCGTGGAACCGACCAGTGGCTCGATCACGTTCGACGGCCAGGATGTCGCCGCGCTCAAGGGCGAGGCCCTCCGGCAGTTCCGGCAGAAGGTGCAGCCGATCTTCCAGGACCCGTACTCGAGCCTGAACCCCATGTTCACGATCGAGCGCATCGTCGAGGAGCCCCTCTCCTTCTACAAGCGCGGGTCCAAGGCCGAGCGCTCGAAGCGGGTGCGCGAGCTGATGGATGACGTGGCCCTGCCGGCATCCATGCTCCGCCGCTATCCGTCGGAGCTGTCGGGCGGGCAGCGGCAGCGCGTCGCGATCGCCCGCGCCCTGGCGCTCTCTCCCGAGCTCATCGTGTGCGACGAGCCGGTGTCGGCGCTCGACGTGCTCGTGCAGGCGCAGATCCTCGACCTGCTCGGCGACCTGCAGCGCGAATACGGCCTCAGCTACCTCTTCATCTCGCACGACCTCGCGGTGGTGCGCCTGATCAGCGACTACGTCTGCGTCATGAAGGATGGGCGGCTGGTGGAGGCGGCATCCAGCGAAGAGGTGTTCACCAACCCGCGCGATCCGTACACGCGGCGCTTGTTGGCGTCGATCCCGGGTAACGAGCTGGGGCTCGCCGGCTGAGGCGTCGACGCGCATTCGCGTTCCCGTTAGCGTGAGTGCGGCGCGAACCCCCGCTCAGACGCGGGACATGACGCGTCGACGCGCCCGCCTCTCGGCACGTGTCCCACTTCGAGCGAAATTGCGGCGTCATTCCTGCACAGAGTGGGACATGACGGAGCGCGCGGCTGTCAGCCAGGACGCTGGGGCTCGCCGTGGCGTGTGCGTCGGTCCAGGCGTGTCCCACTTCGTGCAGGATTCCGGCGTCATTTCTGCACGAAGTGGGACACGACGGAGCGCGCAGCTGTCAGCCAGGACGCTGGGGCTCGCCGTGGCGTGTCTGCGTCTAGGCATGTCCCACTTTGTGCAAGATTCCGGCGTTATAACTGCACGAAGTGGGACACGGATGCCGACAGCGCCCGCCCACCCCCGGCATGTCCCACTCCGCGGGAAATTGCGGCGATATAACTGCACGAAGTGGGACATGACGCGCCGAGAGCGCTGGCCCCGCAGCATGTCCCACTTCGTGCAGAACCCGGGCGTCATTCCTGCACAAAGAGGGACATGGATGCCGAGGCGGCAGCGCCGACGTCCCGGGATCGGCCCCGGCGTGACCGGTGCCGGGGCGCCGAACGGCTGAGCTACCGCGCGCGGGTACGCGGGTCCATGGCTTCGCGGAGGGACTCGCCCAGCAGCGTGAAGCCCAGCGCGGTCACCGCGATGCAGATGCCGGGGAGGAACGCCAGCCACGGGGCGATGGCGAGCTCGGCCTGCGCGTAGGTGAGCATGCGGCCCCACTCGGCGGTCTGCGGGAGGCCACCGCCGAGGCCCAGGAACGACAGCGCCGCGGCGTCGATCACGGCGGTCGCGAGCGTCAGGGTCCCCTGCACGATCACGGGGCCCACGCTGTTGGGCAGCACGTGGGTCATCATGATGGTGCGGCGGCTCAGGCCCAGCGTCTGCGCCGAGAGCACGTAGTCGGCGCCGCGCTGCTGCAGCATCGAGGCGCGCAGGAGGCGCGCGAACACCGGCACCTGCGACGCCCCGATGGCGATCATGATCGCGAGCTGGCTCTGCCCGAGGATCGCGGCGATCGAGACGGCCAGCAGCAGGTTGGGCACCGACAGCAGGATGTCGACGAAGCGCATGACGAGCGCGTCGACCCAGCCACCGAACATGCCGGCGAGAAGGCCCAGCGCCATGCCGCCGATGAGGCCGAGGGCGGTGGAGATCACACCGATCTGCAGCGATGCCTGAGCTCCCCAGATGAGTTTCGACAGCACGTCGCCGCCGAAGCGGTCGAGGCCCAGCGGGAACTCGGGCCTCTCGCCGGGGCCCGGGATGTCGGTGGGCGTGATGAATCGCTGACCGGGCAGCGACTCGGCCGGGTAGGGCGCCAGCAGCGGCGCGAGGGCCGCGACGAGCAGGAACGCCAGCACGATGATCGCGCCGATCCAGGCGACGGGGCTGCGCCGCAGGCGCTGGAAGACGTCGTGCCAGAACCCGCCGCGCGTCTGGGCGGCGAGCAGCTGCGAGTCGACCACGGCGTTGTCGTCGACGGGGCCGCCGCTGGGGGCGGGAGGGAGGATGCCGGAGCTCACTGGACTCTCACTCTCGGGTCGATGACGCTGTACGACAGGTCGACCAGCAGGTTGATGAGGGCGTACGCGATCGCGATGAAGATGATGAAGCCCTGCAGCACGGGGAAGTCGCGGGTGAAGATCGCCCGAGCGAGGAACTGCCCGATGCCCGGGAAGGCGAACACCGTCTCGGTCAGCACCGCGCCCGAGATCAGCAGACCCGCCTGCAGGCCCACCGTGGTGATGACGGGGAGCATGGCGTTGCGGAGGATGAAGCGGTTGCGGAGGGTCCCCGTGCCGATGCCCTTGGCGCGACCCGTGCGCACATAGTCGGCGTTCTGCACCTCCAGCACGGAGGCGCGCGTGATGCGCACGATGATCGCGAGCGGGATTGTGCCGAGGGCGATGGCCGGCAGGATGAGGTGCACGATGGCATCCCACGAGGCGTCGAACTCCCCCGTGATGAGCCCGTCGAAGACGTAGAGGTTGGTGTAGTGCGTCGCGTCGATGCGCGGGTTCTGCCGACCGTCGGAGGGCAGCCAGC
The DNA window shown above is from Microbacterium proteolyticum and carries:
- the rpoB gene encoding DNA-directed RNA polymerase subunit beta, which encodes MAAASNASTTTTPKSGRGASRLSFAKISDKLTVPDLLALQTESFDWLVGNEAWKARVAEAQAEGRTDVPEISGLEEIFEEISPIEDLSETMQLSFTNPYLEPEKYSIEECKERGKTYAAPLYVEAEFMNHQTGEIKTQTVFMGDFPLQTDKGTFIINGTERVVVSQLVRSPGVYFDKTPDKTSDKDIVSARVIPSRGAWLEFEIDKRDQVGVRIDRKRKQSVTVFLKALGLTSEDILAEFAGFDSIEETLSKDTILTKEDALRDIYRKLRPGEQVAAEAARALLDNFYFNAKRYDLAKVGRYKINQKLGLDKPLSDSVLTVDDIVATIKYLVRLHRGDATFDGVRGGQAAEIRLDTDDIDNFGNRRIRAVGELIQNQVRTGLSRMERVVRERMTTQDIEAITPQTLINVRPVVAAIKEFFGTSQLSQFMDQNNPLAGLTHKRRLSALGPGGLSRERAGVEVRDVHPSHYGRMCPIETPEGPNIGLIGSLASFARINAFGFIETPYRRVVDGRVTDQIDYLTASEESDHIVAQAGVALQADGHFVEDRILARRGQGGEVDLFPVDEIGYMDVSPRQMVSVATSLIPFLEHDDANRALMGANMQRQAVPLVRSESPVVGTGMEGFAAIDAGDVVTAEKAGVVLEVSADVVTIQLDEGGTQDYFLRKFDRSNQGTSYNQRVVVSAGERIEAGEVIADGPATENGELALGKNLLVAFMTWEGHNFEDAIILSQDLVKDDTLSSIHIEEYEVDARDTKLGKEEITRDLPNVSPDLLKDLDDRGIIRIGAEVRPGDILVGKVTPKGETELSAEERLLRAIFNEKSREVRDTSLKVPHGEQGTIIAVKEFNAEDGDDELGSGVNRRVVVYIAQKRKITEGDKLAGRHGNKGVIAKILPIEDMPFLADGTPVDIILNPLGIPGRMNFGQVLELHLGWIAQQGWKVEGTPEWAAQLPESAREAAPGTKVATPVFDGAFEDEIAGLLDSTIPNRDGDRLVDRSGKTRLFDGRSGEPFPAPISVGYMYILKLHHLVDDKIHARSTGPYSMITQQPLGGKAQFGGQRFGEMEVWALEAYGAAYALQELLTIKSDDILGRVKVYEAIVKGENIQEPGIPESFKVLMKEMQSLCLNVEVLSADGTAVNLRDTDDDAFRAAEELGINISSRFESSSIDEI
- the rpoC gene encoding DNA-directed RNA polymerase subunit beta', with product MLESTTFDQIRIGLATADDIRRWSFGEVKKPETINYRTLKPEKDGLFGEQIFGPSRDWECACGKYKRVRFKGIVCERCGVEVTKSSVRRERMGHIELAAPVTHIWYFKGVPSRLGYLLDMAPKDLEKVIYFAAYMVISVDEDARHRDLATQENNIRLELKTLGDRRDARIAARLAKLEEELAALEAEGAKADQKKKVKDAAEKDMTAARKNADEQIAKLERVWEDFRTLEVGALKPEDDVFHELQDRFGQYFEAHMGAESIKRRLETFDLQAEADSLHLQISEGKGQRKIRAIKRLKVVNSFLQTGMTPASMVLDVVPVIPPELRPMVQLDGGRFATSDLNDLYRRVINRNNRLRRLIDLGAPEIIVNNEKRMLQEAVDALFDNGRRGRPVTGTGNRALKSLSDMLKGKQGRFRQNLLGKRVDYSGRSVIIVGPQLKLHQCGLPKQMALELFKPFVIKRLIDLGHSQNIKAAKRAVERYRPEVWDVLEEIIRERPVLLNRAPTLHRLGIQAFEPQLVEGKAIQLHPLVCAAFNADFDGDQMAVHLPLSVEAQAEARVLMLASNNILKPSDGRPVTLPSQDMIIGLHHLTTLKEGAVGEGRAFGSVGEAILAKDEGTLDLQAKARIRIPGLSFLEGQAPEGYEKHGLVDASLGQAIFNDTLPKGYPFVREQADKGKLSQIVNKLAEEYPKVEVAASLDRIKDAGFYWATRSGVTVALSDILTPPNKGEIVAGYEKQAAKVQGQYEKGLTTDAERRQELIKIWTEATDEVQKAMRDNFPADNTINRMVSSGARGNWLQIRNIAGMRGLVNNPKGEIIPRPIISSYREGLSVAEYFIATHGARKGLADTALRTADSGYLTRRLVDVSQDVIIREEDCGTSKGLELPIAAAGSTGDLVKDANVENSVFARTLATAVVDAQGTVLAEAGDDVGDVLIDKLVAGGVETIKVRSVLTCDSAVGVCAKCYGRSLATGKIVDIGEAVGIIAAQSIGEPGTQLTMRTFHTGGSASADDITQGLPRVQELFEARTPKGASPIAEADGRITIDETDKAKKVILTPDNGDEPVVYPVLKRATLLVEDGQHVSVGEPLQVGTLDPKEVMRVQGAREVQKYLVNGVQGVYRSQGVPIHDKHIEVIVRQMLRKVTVVDHGDTDLLPGELVDFKRYQTINREAVGEGKRPASGRPELMGITKASLATESWLSAASFQETTRVLTQAAMEGKSDPLVGLKENVIIGKLIPAGTGLAKYRNVTVEATEEAKSERYPNRIFASDGAYSDADLSYVDFDSFSTDDFTPGTYN